The Impatiens glandulifera chromosome 8, dImpGla2.1, whole genome shotgun sequence genome includes a window with the following:
- the LOC124913019 gene encoding agamous-like MADS-box protein AGL62 produces MENIPNNSRAIKRSKGRQRILMDRRREREEDRQVTFSKRRSGLYKKISELSLVCAIDFIIMILSPSGKLHSFVSPNMELIAMKLLNNKKLESNMETNSLMETSVRENLAKLTSQLVEVKNLLDKEKEREKQIDKMVKARKTKSIIDTPISDLNEGDAKMLEDWLKKVGSDLHARINQLSGN; encoded by the coding sequence ATGGAAAACATCCCTAATAACTCTAGAGCAATCAAGCGTTCAAAAGGCCGTCAGAGAATTCTCATGGACCGACGTCGGGAGAGGGAAGAAGATCGACAAGTCACTTTCTCCAAACGCCGTAGTGGTTTGTACAAAAAGATCAGCGAATTGAGCCTCGTTTGTGCTATCGATTTTATTATCATGATCTTATCTCCATCGGGGAAGCTCCACTCATTTGTTTCTCCGAACATGGAGTTGATTGCAATGAAACTACTCAATAACAAGAAACTCGAGAGTAATATGGAAACCAATTCTCTTATGGAGACGTCTGTTAGAGAAAATCTGGCTAAACTAACTAGCCAACTTGTTGAGGTAAAGAATCTATTGGATAaggagaaagaaagagaaaaacaaataGATAAAATGGTTAAAGCACGTAAAACAAAATCGATTATTGATACTCCTATTTCGGATCTCAATGAGGGTGATGCTAAAATGTTAGAGGATTGGCTTAAGAAGGTTGGGAGTGATTTGCATGCAAGGATAAATCAACTTAGCGGAAATTAA
- the LOC124913018 gene encoding agamous-like MADS-box protein AGL62, whose translation MENIPSNARAKKRSKGRQRIPMDQRREREEDRQVTFSKRRSGLYKKISELSLVCAIDFIIMILSPTGKLHSFSSPNMELIAMKLLNNKKLESNMETNSLMEMSVRENLARLTSQLVEVKNLLDKEKEREKQIDKMVKARKTKSIIDTPVSDLNEGDAKMLEDWLKKVGSDLHARINQLSGN comes from the coding sequence ATGGAAAACATCCCTAGCAACGCAAGAGCAAAAAAGCGTTCAAAAGGTCGTCAGAGAATTCCCATGGACCAACGCCGAGAGAGGGAAGAAGATCGACAAGTCACTTTCTCCAAACGCCGTAGTGGTTTGTACAAAAAGATCAGCGAATTGAGCCTCGTTTGTGCTATCGATTTTATTATCATGATCTTATCTCCAACGGGGAAGCTCCACTCATTTTCTTCTCCGAACATGGAGTTGATTGCAATGAAACTACTCAATAATAAGAAACTCGAGAGCAATATGGAAACCAATTCTCTTATGGAGATGTCTGTTAGAGAAAATCTGGCTAGACTAACTAGCCAACTTGTTGAGGTAAAGAATCTATTGGATAaggagaaagaaagagaaaaacaaataGATAAAATGGTTAAAGCACGTAAAACGAAATCGATTATTGATACTCCTGTTTCGGATCTCAATGAGGGTGATGCTAAAATGTTAGAGGATTGGCTTAAGAAGGTTGGAAGTGATTTGCATGCAAGGATAAACCAACTTAGCGGAAACTAA